The following are encoded together in the Lactuca sativa cultivar Salinas chromosome 1, Lsat_Salinas_v11, whole genome shotgun sequence genome:
- the LOC111896977 gene encoding pentatricopeptide repeat-containing protein At4g14050, mitochondrial, protein MHHQLLQPLRLCASRRLTSHGKTLHANILKLGLDHYGALPNTLISMYGKCGLIKDAVQLFDEMPQRDVVSWASILTAYNQSNLPSRALSLFPFMFTRDFLQPDHFVFASLLNSCAALNALRIGQQLHAQFMLSPFSSDDVVKSSLVDMYAKCGSVDTARSVFDSISSKNPISWTTLISGYARSGRKSEAVDLLRDMKESDLFSWTALVSGLIQSGHLISAFHLFIEMRKEGIKIIDPFILSTIIVASANLSSLELGKQVHSLVLKLGFQSSLYISNSLIDMYAKCSDIIAAKTTFHGILTKDVVSWTSIIVGLAQHGRAQEALSLYDDMVSTGIKPNEVTFIGLIYACSHVGLVSKGRDLFKSMVECYKLNPNLHHYTCLLDLYSRSGHLDEAENLLNSMPFEIDEAVWASFLSCCKRFGNTQLGIRVADRVMELGVKDPSTFIVLSNVYAGAFMWEKVAKVRKMMVSMDVKKEPGYSCVDLGKESEVFYAGETCHVMKDEILVLLKDLDEEMRRRGYVPDVSFVLSGLGFKE, encoded by the coding sequence ATGCATCACCAGTTACTCCAACCTCTCCGTCTCTGCGCCAGTCGCCGCCTTACATCTCACGGCAAGACTCTCCATGCCAACATCCTAAAGCTCGGCCTCGACCACTATGGAGCCCTTCCCAATACACTCATTTCAATGTACGGCAAATGCGGCCTCATCAAAGACGCCGTCCAACTGTTCGACGAAATGCCTCAACGAGACGTAGTTTCATGGGCTTCTATTCTCACAGCTTACAACCAATCAAACCTCCCTAGCCGTGCTCTCTCCCTCTTCCCCTTCATGTTCACTCGAGATTTCTTGCAACCCGATCACTTCGTTTTCGCTAGCTTACTGAATTCCTGTGCTGCCTTAAACGCGCTACGAATCGGACAACAATTGCACGCCCAATTCATGTTATCCCCATTCTCATCTGACGATGTTGTCAAATCCTCCTTAGTTGACATGTATGCAAAATGTGGATCGGTGGACACTGCACGTTCTGTTTTCGATTCAATTTCTTCAAAAAATCCGATCTCTTGGACTACTCTGATTTCCGGGTATGCTCGGAGTGGAAGAAAATCAGAAGCTGTTGACCTTCTTCGAGACATGAAGGAATCAGATCTTTTCTCATGGACTGCTTTAGTCTCTGGATTAATACAAAGTGGTCACCTAATCAGCGCCTTTCATCTCTTCATCGAAATGAGAAAAGAAGGAATCAAAATCATCGACCCCTTTATTCTCTCCACCATCATCGTAGCTTCTGCTAATCTTTCATCACTCGAACTCGGTAAACAGGTTCATTCTTTAGTTCTCAAACTCGGTTTTCAATCCAGTTTATACATCAGTAATTCCCTCATCGACATGTATGCAAAATGTAGCGATATAATCGCAGCCAAAACTACCTTTCATGGTATTCTTACAAAAGATGTAGTCTCATGGACTTCAATAATCGTGGGGTTAGCTCAACATGGAAGAGCTCAAGAAGCATTATCGCTATACGATGACATGGTGTCCACTGGAATCAAACCAAACGAGGTAACATTTATTGGCTTGATCTATGCTTGTAGCCATGTAGGTTTAGTTTCCAAAGGTCGTGATCTTTTCAAATCGATGGTTGAGTGTTACAAATTAAACCCTAATCTTCATCACTACACATGTTTACTAGATCTATATAGTCGATCAGGGCATCTAGATGAGGCTGAGAATTTACTTAACTCCATGCCTTTTGAAATCGATGAGGCTGTTTGGGCTTCTTTTTTGAGTTGTTGTAAGCGATTTGGGAATACCCAATTGGGAATTAGGGTTGCTGATCGTGTAATGGAGTTAGGTGTTAAAGATCCTTCAACTTTCATAGTGTTATCTAATGTTTATGCGGGTGCTTTTATGTGGGAAAAAGTAGCAAAAGTTAGGAAGATGATGGTGTCCATGGATGTAAAGAAAGAACCTGGTTATAGTTGTGTTGATTTAGGTAAAGAAAGTGAGGTTTTTTATGCGGGTGAGACGTGTCATGTAATGAAAGATGAGattttggttttgcttaaagATTTAGATGAGGAAATGAGGAGAAGAGGATATGTTCCTGATGTTAGTTTTGTGTTATCTGGTTTGGGGTTTAAAGAGTAG
- the LOC111896906 gene encoding probable acyl-activating enzyme 16, chloroplastic: MIVHGGLLNPLFQAPSMSDSMSITITSTNYIVSPSYRRPRPPFCYQFRYQYVNAGNVLFNSKKGTRDRVSLLNRIRAYSESTTEEKEVRKYSPILESQLLPEKNVSTVELKAIPDIWRSSAERFGDRVALVDPHHDPPTNMTYNQLEEDILNFSEGLRVIGIKPCEKVALFADNSCKWLVADQGIMATGAINVVRGSRSSVEELLHIYTHSESVALVVDNPELYDRIATGFNSKASVRFVILLWGDKSSLNSHLMEGIPAYTYKEIIDIGNEHRMLLVDSHDAREKYVYEPIKSDDVAALIYTSGTTGNPKGVMLTHTNLLHQVNNLFDIVPAGPGDRFVSMLPPWHAYERACEYFILSLGIEQVYTNVKYLKDDLRQYQPQYMISVPLVFETLYNGIQKQISTSSAIRKVIALSLIKISLAYMEFKNIYQGECLSRTQKQPSYIAATLDWIYARIIAAILLPLHLLAKKLVYSKIHSSIGISKAGICGGGSLPLHVDKFFEAIGTKVQVGYGLTESSPVIAARQPYLNVLRSVGHPIRDTEIKIVDDETGEDLPHGSKGIVKARGPQIMQGYYKNPEATKQAIDEDGWLNTGDIGWICPSHSLGRSRNSGGIIVLEGRAKDTIVLSTGENVEPEQIEEAAMRSNLIQQIVVIGQDQRRLGAIIVPNKEEILLASKNSSDNGNAQLTKHQMAAILSQDLRKWTSDCSFQVGPILVIEDPFTIDSGLMTATMKIRRNKVVELYKQEIDNLFK, encoded by the exons ATGATTGTTCATGGAGGTTTGTTGAATCCACTGTTTCAAGCTCCTTCAATGTCCGATTCGATGTCGATTACAATTACTTCAACGAACTATATCGTTTCACCGTCTTACCGTCGGCCGCGACCTCCGTTTTGCTATCAGTTCCGGTACCAGTACGTTAATGCCGGAAATGTATTGTTTAATAGCAAAAAGGGCACGCGAGATCGTGTCAGTTTGTTGAATCGAATTCGAGCTTACTCCGAATCTACG ACagaagaaaaggaagtaagaaaGTATTCACCTATCCTTGAGAGTCAGTTGCTACCAGAGAAGAATGTATCAACTGTAGAATTGAAGGCAATTCCTGATATTTGGAGATCTTCAGCAGAAAGATTTGGTGATCGGGTTGCATTGGTGGATCCACATCATGACCCACCTACAAATATGACATACAACCAG CTAGAGGAGGATATTTTGAATTTCTCTGAAGGGTTAAGAGTTATTGGAATCAAACCATGTGAAAAAGTTGCACTCTTTGCTGACAATTCCTGCAAGTGGCTTGTTGCTGATCAAG GTATTATGGCTACAGGAGCAATAAACGTTGTGAGGGGATCCAGATCATCTGTGGAAGAGCTGTTACACATCTACACTCATTCTGAAAG TGTTGCACTTGTTGTGGATAATCCTGAATTATATGATCGGATTGCAACGGGATTTAATTCAAAGGCATCTGTTAGATTTGTGATCTTACTTTGGGGGGATAAATCATCATTAAATAGCCATTTGATGGAGGGAATTCCTGCTTATACCTACAAAGAGATTATAGATATAGGCAATGAACATCGTATGCTTTTGGTTGATTCACATGATGCCC GTGAAAAGTATGTTTATGAACCCATCAAGTCAGATGATGTTGCTGCTCTTATATACACAAGTGGGACCACTGGGAATCCAAAAGGAGTAATGCTTACACATACTAATCTTTTACATCAG GTTAATAATTTGTTTGACATTGTCCCTGCGGGGCCCGGGGACAGATTTGTAAGCATGCTTCCACCTTGGCATGCATATGAGCGTGCTTGTGAGTATTTTATACTTTCTTTGGGAATTGAGCAAGTATACACAAACGTGAAATACTTAAAG GATGATTTGCGACAATATCAGCCACAGTATATGATATCTGTCCCTCTAGTGTTTGAAACTTTATACAA TGGGATCCAGAAACAAATATCCACCTCATCTGCTATCCGTAAGGTGATTGCATTATCATTGATAAAGATCAGTTTGGCATACATGGAGTTCAAAAACATATATCAG GGAGAATGTTTGTCAAGAACTCAGAAACAACCTTCTTACATTGCTGCAACATTGGATTGGATATATGCACGAATTATTGCTGCCATTTTGCTCCCTTTACATTTATTGGCAAAGAAACTTGTTTACAGTAAAATTCACTCGTCTATTGGGATTTCAAAG GCTGGCATATGTGGAGGTGGAAGCTTACCATTACATGTTGACAAATTCTTTGAG GCAATTGGAACAAAAGTCCAAGTTGGATATGGATTAACAGAGTCATCTCCTGTCATAGCTGCTCGACAAccatatttaaat GTTCTTAGATCGGTTGGGCATCCGATTCGAGATACAGAAATAAAAATTGTAGATGATGAAACCGGTGAAGACCTTCCTCATGGTTCAAAGGGAATAGTCAAAGCCAGGGGCCCACAAATCATGCAGGGTTATTACaag AATCCGGAAGCTACAAAGCAAGCTATAGATGAGGATGGATGGTTAAACACGGGGGATATCGGTTGGATTTGCCCTTCCCATTCATTAGGCCGAAGTCGTAATTCTGGTGGCATTATTGTTCTTGAAGGTCGTGCCAAGGACACTATTGTCCTTTCAACag GGGAGAATGTTGAACCAGAACAAATAGAAGAAGCAGCCATGAGAAGCAATTTAATTCAACAAATAGTTGTTATTGGTCAG GATCAACGTCGGCTTGGAGCTATAATTGTTCCAAATAAAGAAGAAATTTTATTGGCATCCAAAAATTCATCTGATAATGGTAACGCTCAACTTACCAAACACCAAATGGCTGCCATCTTATCTCAAGACCTTCGTAAATG GACTTCAGATTGCTCATTTCAGGTGGGACCCATTCTTGTCATTGAAGACCCTTTTACG ATTGATAGTGGTTTGATGACTGCAACCATGAAGATCCGTAGGAACAAGGTTGTGGAGCTATATAAACAGGAGATAGATAATCtatttaagtaa